The sequence GGCAGACACATGGAAGAACTTTCTGGCCCCAGAGGCCCTCAGAGCCTATGCCTCTTCGGCTTCCCTGGCCTGGAGGGGTGTGTGTCTCAACAAGTCggggtgggggcagcaggggGCCGGGAAGGGCTCCTTCCTCAGCCCCCGGCCCCACCCCTAGTCCTAGCAGCCTCCTCACCTGAGGCGTTTCCGAATGGGACGGAAGTACTTGGAGGTCTTGACAGCAAAGACGATGCTAGGGATCAGGAAGAAGGTGCACCACCCCAGGCAGAACCAGAAGGCGTTCTGGGACAGAGGATGTGGGGTCAGCACGCTGTGCTGGGCAGCGGTGCTCTCCAACACGGCTCgacacccccagccccccactgACTCAAAGAGGGGCGCGGGGATGCGACCTCAGGCCCGAGGGGAAGGACCGGGGTGTAGGCACACGGTGCCCCTCCCTGGTGGCCTCCCCGTCCACGAGCCCTGAGAGCTGGGGCAGGGCGCTCACCCAGGGGTCAGCCACCATGTCACACAGGATCACACGGCCATTGTCCAGGGCTCCAGAGAGGGGCTGGCAGGTGGCAATGCGCTGGGTCACCTGCAGTGTCAACATGAGGCAGCTACATGCCGGCACACCCAGACCCACGGGTGTCCAGAGAGAGGCTGACAGGGACGCGGGACGGGCAATGAGGACCCGCTGATGTCGGCCTGTCGCTCACCTCCTGCACTTCCCACCCCATTCACCAGCCTGCGTCAAGTCCCCGCTGGGTGCCCAGAGATGTCCTCCAAGTCACTCACACTGGAAGacaacacatgtgcacacacagtgcACTGCACACGTTCACACCCACACACGCATACAGACACACTCAGGGCTAAGCAAGACCCTCAGCCCAGTGTGAGCGGCATACTGCTTGCAGAAGTTGTGGTCAGCAAGGGCCCACGGAAGGAGGTGGACCCTGAGGGCTGCGCCGGCCTCAGACAGGCTGGCGAGGGGACCAGCATGAGGAAGGGCAGGGGGCCGAAGACAGCGTGTCCTAGAGAGCGACGCTGGCCAGTCCCAGCCCGGCCATGCTCGGGCCTCAGAGAAGGGCTGTGGCAGAGGTTGGGGGTGGGCAGAACTCAGCATCCAGACGCCAGGTTTGGGAGTTTGGGCCCAGGGCACCCCCAGGGGCTCTagggggcagaggaagggaaatagatgggagctTGCCTGAGGCCAGGAGGGTCTGCACATCCACTCACCTCCTCTCTCACCCAGGCCGTGTACTGGGAGAAGTAGCTCATTTCCCGCATCAGGAAACACTCACTTTCCTGCAAGGAAGAGAGGAGTCCTGGGCTGGTAAGAGTCCCAAGGCCAGCAGCTGTGTCCCCCATGCCTGGCACCATCAGGACAGGCTGAGCTGTCCTTTCTGGGAGCCTCCTGGTGAGGGAGCAGGGCCGGAGAATCCTAGGGTGTAAGGCCCCTGTGCTTTAACCACTCAACTCACCTCCAACTCTGAGGCTGCCCCCTGTCCCTGCCCCACACCCCTCACTCACATTTCTCAGGATATGGGTGGCCCGGGTTGGCAGCTCGCCTTTCAGGTAAGTGACTCTGTCCAGGACACCTATGATCTCTGActgtgggagaggagagaggatccATCAGGGAATGGCCACTCATTCACTTGTCCATCCATTAACTCAACAAATGACGCACAACACACTCAACTTGGGATGGGGGTGTTAGGCCCCAAGGACCCAGAGGCCATACATGGTGGTCCCCAGGGGTCTGCCCACCCAGCCTCGtgttctcccaccccaccctccacctccaCTCGGACAGATCAGAGCAGGCAAGGTTTCGAGTCAGCTGAACCCCCTTGTCCTTCCTCCCGCTACTGCCCACCCGCCCCTCCTCAacctccccagccctccctggCGGCCACCTGGAGATGTGGGGCAGAGGATGCCAGTGCCTGGACACTGAGGTTGAGTTTAGCCTGTGAAAGAGAGATCAGGGCTGGTTAGGGGGAGGAGGGCTAGGAGGGAGGGTTCACAACATCCCCCCTCCTCTTCCACACCCCCTCCCTGCATCTCCTCTCCAGGTCCCCAGCAACCTGAGCATCCAGACATACCACAAGCTTCTGCTGCGGGAGGACCTTCTCCTGATGGAGGTGTTGGAGCCCTCGGGCCTCCTCCTGCAGCTTCTGCCCCAGCGTAGCATTGCCCTGAGGGGAGGCAGATCAGAATGGCACTCTGCCCAGGCCAAGACAGCCTCTGACAACATACCCTTCACCAAACTGCTCAACAAGACACACTGCAGGGCGTGGAAAGCGCTGGCATTAGAGGTTGGGCTCAGAGGCAGGAAGCTCGTGGACCACATCTGGGTTTGGGGGCCTACCTCAACCCAAGTTCCAAGTTCAGCCCTCCCTTGCTCTGCCCACCATTTTCCAGTAGATTTTAAGCTTCTAGAGGCAACTGTAATGACATCTGATCCCACTGTCCTCAGAGCATCTGATCCTGCGGATGCTACAAGCTGTGTGCACCTAGTAATGCCTGCCCAGCTGTGTGATGTCAGACATCGGACAGCATCTGATCTGAGGTGGGGGATAATCTACTTTAGAGATGAAGGCCCAGAGATGTAGAAAGATTTGCCCAAGGCCCCACAGCCAATTGGTGGTAGAGTTTGAGTCAGAACTGACTACAAAACTGACCCTTCACCCCAGTGAGGGGCCCAGGGTCTCAGCCCTCGGTGGTGGACCCTACAAAACTGACCCTTCACCCCAGTGAGGGGCCCAGGGTCTCAGCCCTCAGTGCTGGACCCTACAAAACTGACCCTTCGCCCCAGTGAGGGGCCCAGGGTCTCAGCCCTTGGTGGTGGGGCCCTCAATCCCCTGCCTTGGCCCTCATCCCATCCCCAAttcataagagacatgggttcaatccctgggtcgggaagatcccctggaggatggcatggcaacccactccagtactcttgcctggaaaattccacagacggaggagcctggcaggctacagtccatggggtcaccaagagtcggacacgactgagcaacttcacacacacacacacacacctccccagGTCAGGCACTCTGCCCAGCCCTCTCCCTGGCTTCTGTCTCCAGCCGGCCCAGCAGGGTCGCGGCTCCCTTCTCACTTGGGTCTGCGACAGTCCCTCCAGCTCCTGGGCCAGCTTCTCCATGTCGCTATTCACCACTGGCTTCTGGATCTAGAGATAAGACAGGAGAGGCCAAGAAGGGATGAACCCCGGCTCCCCAACCCTAGAATTCCCATTATTTTCAAAAGTACCCACACCAACTAAGTCTACTGTAACAACACATCAGTCACAATGGGTTTGACCTAAAATTGTTAAATATATGAGACATTTtccattagaaaagaaaaaaaaaaacgtgaGGCACCCTCTGGTGTAATCCAACAGAGAGGCAACGTCCCACAAGCCTTTGTAACAGCAGTGGGTTCAGGACCATGGACAGAGACACCTGTGGTTGGGTGGGGCTCATTCACTGTCCCCCCCAgccctgggggggtgggggtggcactcTGGGGCACAGGGTCTGGGGACATCCCCAACAGAAGGGGCCCCAGGGAAGTCAAGGGAGAGTGGATGCCCAGATGAGGTGAGATGgtacccctccccacctcctctgtAGGCCCCTCTGATCTACCAAAGTCTGCCCTGAGGTGCCCGCTGCTGACCTCGACAAGGAAGCCAGGGTAGTGGATGTTCTCGAGCCCACTGCTCTGCAGAGCCTCCAGGTCCCGGCGGGCGGCGGGGCTCAGCAAGTCCAGATTCTGCACGTCCACTTTGAGCTTCTGCAACTCCTGCTGCAGCTTGATGGTGTACTGGGAGGGAGCGGGCAGGCTGGGGCCGTGCTCAGTGGCTGAGCCAGGACCCCAAAGCTGCTATCCTAGGTGAGGAACCCCTCAAGGCCCTCCTTCTATATATCGAGGACACTGCCAGCCCCAGACAGGCTCCTTGCAGGTCTCCGCTCCCCACTCTCCCCATCCCCAACTCTAACTCACCCACCAAGACTcagctcttctccagcacctgtcTGGCTATGGGACAGCAACACAGACCTTCCGAGGTCACACAGTAGAAACAGCTTCCTTAGCCCATCTTTATTATATCACCTTGTATTAAGGTCTTCATAGCAtgctatttacttatttaacacATAGTATGCTAtgtgctttgggcttccctggtggctcagataataaggaatctgcctgcaatgcaggagacccaggtttaatccctgaatagggaagaccccctggagaagggaatggctacccactttagtattcttgcctggagaattccatggacagaggagcctggcaagctatagggttgcaaagagttgggcatggctgAGCAACGAACACACACATGCTATGTGCTTTATTATATCACCAAGTATGCTATTTACTTATGTGGGTACTTGTTTATTGCCATCAGCCCCATGAGAATGGCATCTTGTCTGCTCAACTCCGTACCAAACCAGCAGTGTCCACAGTAGAGGTTCACATGTGATGGGTTCAGTACAAGTTTCTTGAAtgggtaaaaataaatgaatgaatgaatggacacaACATTTctaagatttgttgttgttcagttgctcagtggtgtctgactctttgtgactcagtgctcatggactgcagcacaccaggcttccctgtccttcactatctcctggaagttgctcaaacccatgtccattgagtcgatgatgccatccaaccatctcatcctctgtcgcccccttctcttcttgccctcaatctttcccagcagcagggccttttgcaatgagttggctcttcgcatcaggtggccaaattatttcTAAGATAGGGCAGTTTAAAAAGGGATTCGACATTTTCTAACCATTGCTGGGAGAGATTTAAAGGGCATGAAATTCAGCCGCAAGTTTCACAGATGAGAAGCTGAAGCCAGGAGGGGCATCAGAGGATGCAGCTCAGCCTatctctccccatcccccacacTACCTTCCTCAGGGGAGCAAAGGCCCATCCTCTCAGAGGCCAGAACCTTAGAGAAGGTTTTAGGCGTCAGTAACAGACAGGGACATGTGTCTCCAGATGGGCAGAGCCCTCCTGGTGCCCGGGAAGGCACACCTTGTCTTACTTATCTCTGCATCATCAGCTCACTATTACCTCCTTTGAGGACAAGTTCTGCTAAGGTCATATTTGGAATGTCAGATGGCCCCCGAGGACTGCTCAGTCGCTCTGGACCTGCAGCTCTGCTATGACTTGGACCCCTTCCCTGGACCGGGGCTGAGAGCGCCCTCCTTCTGGTCAGCGGCGCGCAGGGCCCTGTCTCAGCACCCAGGCCCCTCACAGAAGCCCTCCCTGGCCAGCTTTCAGCCTGCGGCCTCCCACCAGGACAGAGTCTGCTCAGACGACCTTCCATCTGATTAGAGATGCTGAGGGAAGAGCTGGCCACAGTGTGAGGGAAACTGCCCCAGGTTATACAGTTTAAGACATGGAGTTGGGACTGAAAATCTGGACCACTTGGCTATGCTATGCTGTGGGCTAGGAATGGATGGTGAATTCAAAAGGAGttggaaggggacttccctggcagtccagtgaccAAGACTCTGCAGTCcccatgcagggggcacaggtgtgatccctggttgaggaactaagatcccacatgccccctAGTATTgcctaaaaataaatgcataaaaataaagcaaccaCAACGAAAACGCcatgaaaaaaagggggggggggcagaaaaTGCAAGTAGatacttaaataaatattttttaaaaaggagttggAAGGATTCTGAAGAGGATGCAGAATCAGGAGTTAGCATCTTAGGAGGAgtggagggagggcaggaggggaattTTTACAGCCTCTGTGCACCCTTGGGAGAATCACATTCACAAAGCATGTCTCCTCTCATGAAGtagattttccttctctttgttctAGAACTGTCTCTTTCCAGTGTGAATAAGTTTCTCCAGTTTTACACTCCAAGTTTTGGAAATGTCCAATGGCTAGGGAACAGGCTGGTGGGGGGTCAAATCCTGACATCACCTATGGGCTCTGTGAGCTCAGGAGGGGGCTTGTGGGGAGCCCTGCTCTAGTGGGACCCAACGTCATCACCACCGTTTTCACTGtcacacccctccccaccctccccactcccaactGGAGCATCGCAGCCAATGCCTGTCCTGGGTCGGGACACACACCCAAGTCCTCTGCCTCACTGTCACCACCCTGTCGGCATTCAGTCTTCCTGGGAGAATAGCTCTCTGAGCTGATCACAGCCTCCAGGCACTCATGCACCCACCCACACACTCTGGAGCCCACGCCTTCCCTGGGCTCTAGCCCTGGGCCATGCCCTGAGCTTGCACCTGGCTCTTCTGCCCCAGAGGCACCTCCATCGCTCTTGCAGACTTCTCAGGTTGAAGGAGAAGTTTCCTCCATAAAGGCAGGACCAAAAGAGAGGGGACCTGTGGGAGAGGGGGTCCCACTGTGTTCCAGAAGGTTGTCTCACCTGGCTGATATCCAGGTGCTTCTCCAGGTCATAGGAGTCATTGAGCTGCAGGACAGTCCAGAGTGCGGCCCCTTGCTTGCACTGCCTGGGGATGGACATGGGAGGTGAGAGGAGGGAGGGCAGGTGAGTCATCCTAACGGGACACCCACCTTGGTGCCtcctcacaccccacccccagcccaggctgCCCACTCACTCATAGGCTAGGAGGATGCTGAGGTTTCTCTTCAGGCCAAGAAGTTGGGACAAGTTCATGGACGGTGGCAAGTTCCCTGGAGTGTCTACAAActggggatggggcaggagggaATGGGCTTGGAGCAGGGAGTAGGGAACAGGGCCGCCCCAGCTTCCCAGGGCCTGGTCCCCTGCCGCCCTGGCACAGCAGAGACCACACCCCTATGAGTTCAGCCCACACCTGCCTCTATCTCCAGTCACTCTTGGGCCCTAAATCCTGGCAGGGACTCCCTCCAGGAATCTCTAGGTGGGTGGCCAGCCTGCTCTTCGGCAGAGGATCTGGGCCAGCATCTCAGCTCACTTGCTCAGTGCAATGGGGAACCAGGATCCCCAGTTCCCAGACTTAGTGCTAGGAAACAGAGGGGCTCATGCCTGGGTGCCATCCCTCGCGGCCCCTGCCTGGGGCCTGGGCAGCCGCCCTGGGACTCCCCGGCTCTTTGCTCTTACTCCTTATTTACTGGTGAATTTCCGCCTCTCTTCTTAGCCGTCTCCATCATTCTTCCTGTCCCTTTCGCCCTCTGGCCCCCTCTGGCTCCAAACTTCCTTCTGAACCTCCAGCTCTACCCACGTCTCTCTCCATGTCCCTCTGGGCCCGAGGGCTAGGTAAGCCCACCTCGTACAGCTCTCCGCTCTCCCAGCTCTGGCACACCAGCGTCTGCACGTTGCCGCCCACCAAGAAGGTGGAGAAGACGAGGAGGATGAGGGGCACAGCCAAGAGGAAGCTGAAGCCCACGCCCCTGAGGAAGGTGGGGGACACGGTTGAGATGGGCGGAGCGGGGAGGATGCCCTGGATGGTGCTCTCCATCCCCATTCTGCCTCCCGGGGCCACCTTGGTCAGTGAGCCGGCCCCAGGGCAGAGCCCTCTGGGCAGAGGACCTCACAGGACGCGGCCTCCGGGGCAGCAGGAAGGACTCAGAACTGGTGACTgccccacctcatcccaccccatccccactccaTGCCCTGGCTGGCAGCCTAGAGGAGAAGGCAGCTGTTTTGCTCAAAGAGCCAGGGCTTCAGGAtgagggggacacatgtatacctacggctgattcatgttgatgtatggcaaaacccatcaTGAtactgtaattatcctccaattaaaataaattagttaattttttagaaaaagagcCAGGGCTTCTGGTCTCTGGGCCGAGGGCACTTGCAGGTGGCCAGTTCCTGGCTCAGCCTCAACATGGCTACCTGGCATGGCCAGCCAGGACTCACCCACAGCTCACCAGCAGAGGCAGCCACCTATAGCATCTAAGTAGGACCCCTACACCATCCAGAGCTTCTTTATGAGGTAGGGACGGCTCCACGCCAGGGTTTGAAGCTTGGGGAGTGAAACGCGGGCTGGAATTTACCTCACCCCTTGGGCCAGGCCCCTTTATGCAGTGCCCAGCCTGCAAAACTGAATGTGGCAGCCCTGGCCTTAGAGATGATCTAGTTCAGGGATGGCAAACAGATTCTACCTCTGGTGCCACCTGCTAATGGCTGGACACTGGGTAAAGAAGGAttatgaggctcagagagaaaagTGCCCATTGATTATTATAGTTAGTAAAgttgccctttccttccccaggggatcctcccaacccagggatagggccctcatctcctgcattggcaggcagactctttactgctgcaTCACCATTATTCATCTGGACTCAGACAGAAAGGCACCCATCAATTACTGTAGTTGCCACCACTGGGGAAGGGGAAGTGCTTCTTCTTTGCCATTCCTGCTGTAGGTCAAACCTTTTATACAAAGGACACTGAGGCCCAGTTGGGTTATAATTCACCCAGGGCCATGCAGCAAGCTGGTCCAGAACCAGACCAGAGCTCAGTCTCTTGATCCCCGGGACCAGCTCCTGTAGTCACACTAGGAGCATGAGAAGAATGTGCCAGCCCGGTGGGCAGAGACgcttcccctctcccccagcctttCTTACACCATGAGGAAGCAGGCTCCGGCTTCACCCTTGGCTTCCGAGTGGCTGGGGTCCTCTCTGGCAGATAGCCCCCAGATGCCCAGATTGAGGCCCAGCAGGTTACAGACCACCACGAGCAGGATCACCGAGCACAGCACACAACCTGCAATCCACCTGCCGAGGAGGAGGTGGGCGTCAGGGAAACAGGACGGGGCTGACCGAGGGCCTACTGGCTGGGGGAGGCGCCTAACCCCGGGGCTGGAGCTTTACAAGTGACTGCCTACAGGGTCCTCAGGCTCAGACCCCCAGGGCGCACAGCGAGGTCGGGGGCGTGGGGGCCCAATGAGTAAGGGGTCTTGGCTTAAATGGAGGCAGGGACTTAGTACAAGGAGTGCTGACTAGGGCTGGAAGCTGGGCTCAGGGTGGCTGAGAGCCTGAACCATCCACCCCCACCGCCTCGCAGGTTTCCAGACACCTGTATCTCTCATATCTCtgcacttcctccaggaaggggCGGCTGCTCTCTTCGACCTCTTCCAGGGCCTGGCTCCAGCGAGAAGCTGCCTCCCAGACTGGGAACGCTTCTCGCATTGTGTTTAGCCCTCTGGGTTGCTCAGCTACCACCTTCTTCAGCTCTGCCCAAAGCAGCAGGGGCTTAAGGGATGGGAAAGATCCCCCAGGGGCCCAggaaggagacagacagacaggaggaACATCCGGGATGCATATGCATGATCCAGAGGgcagcctccagcctcccccaccccactgtccTGCTCCTTTCTCAACAAGCTTCTTTGGTAGGGGTGGGGTGGCGGGCATTCTGGACAGCCTGCCTGACCCCCGGGCAGGCCCTCACCTCTGACCATGTCGGCCGTCTGCAAGGCAGCCAGGATTGGGAGGGCGTTGAAGGTGGTGTTCTCCTGCCAAAACCAAACGAGGCTGTGCCTCCTGCTTTCA is a genomic window of Muntiacus reevesi chromosome 3, mMunRee1.1, whole genome shotgun sequence containing:
- the PROM2 gene encoding prominin-2 yields the protein MVRAPDLLAALLGLGLGVVLTLPGAGAAGCRALGPAERLAFAPAARARWLAPRARAPGPLDSLYGTVRSFLSVVQLNPFPAELIKTLLNEPASVKVDEVLRYQAGYVVCALIAGLYLLAMPTAGLCFCCLRCRRRCGGQVKMEHKTMACERGVLMTFLLLTTLVLLIGVVTAFVTNQHMHEQMGPSAAAVPEALLSLRGLVSEVPQELQAVAEQFSLPQEQVLEELNGVGSSIGKAMHSQLKSTVYEALASVLSLGQALQVSVDHLRGLNATSVELQEGQDTLAPALHGHRLRLLALLQGPHCQGCAGALNKSHTLELGADFSQVPSVGHVLHRLKDVPEANFYSMVWEENTTFNALPILAALQTADMVRELKKVVAEQPRGLNTMREAFPVWEAASRWSQALEEVEESSRPFLEEVQRYERYRWIAGCVLCSVILLVVVCNLLGLNLGIWGLSAREDPSHSEAKGEAGACFLMVGVGFSFLLAVPLILLVFSTFLVGGNVQTLVCQSWESGELYEFVDTPGNLPPSMNLSQLLGLKRNLSILLAYEQCKQGAALWTVLQLNDSYDLEKHLDISQYTIKLQQELQKLKVDVQNLDLLSPAARRDLEALQSSGLENIHYPGFLVEIQKPVVNSDMEKLAQELEGLSQTQGNATLGQKLQEEARGLQHLHQEKVLPQQKLVAKLNLSVQALASSAPHLQSEIIGVLDRVTYLKGELPTRATHILRNESECFLMREMSYFSQYTAWVREEVTQRIATCQPLSGALDNGRVILCDMVADPWNAFWFCLGWCTFFLIPSIVFAVKTSKYFRPIRKRLSSTSSEETQLFHIPRVTSLKL